The window ATAGTCGGACAGGGCATCTATGAGCTTACAGTCCTTTAAATGGGGCATCACAGATTCCTTGGCAAGGGCATAGGATTCCAGATGAGCCTTTTCCGGTTCATCGGAAATATGGAAAAAGGTGTTTTCAAAGATCCCAAGCCGTTTCAGTTCCTTCTTTAAGGCCGGAAGGAACTGGTCTAAGAAAACGGTATAGGCGCCGGTGGAAGGGGTATCCCAGCCAAAGAGCCGGATCTCCTTCCCGTCTCTTTCAGCCATGATCTTTGGAGCATGGTGAGCACCCCATTGGGTGAATAAGTGGGCCATTTCAAAATAGACGATCCCAGCATCTTTGCATATATTCACCCATCGTTCCAGGTGGGAGAAATCAAAAAAGAAGCGGTTTTTCTCCTGGCGGATGGAGACCAGCTGTATGGTGGTGCGCTCTCCTCCTGCTGCAGTGTCCAGGGGCGGCGTAAAGATGGGAGTGAGAATCATGTTCATTCCCCTTTTTCCATAAAGGGAAATAAAACGGCCCAGAATATTCCAATGCTCCTCGGAAAACACGGGAACCTTGTAATAATCCGCCAGACAATCCCCATGAAACCATTCCGTATGGTAGAGTTCCTGTGCCGGAAGGGGGATTGGAATCACTTCAATGCCCACGGTCACAGAAACCACTTCCCTGTCCTGGCTGTCAGTCAGGGAGACGGTCACCGGGTAGAGGCCTCCCGGAATGATACCTGGTATGGTGACATCGATCCACAGGCTCTGCCAGCGGCCCGGCACCAGAACCAGGCTGTTGTTCTCCAGATTCCGTAGAAGGTCCGGGTAAAGACCAGGGGTATGGCTTAAATAATTGCTGTCACGTTTTTCATGGGCAGGGTAAGAGGAGGGCACGTGAAGTACCTGCCGGATCCGGATGCTGTCCTTTAAGGCAGAGAAAACTCTCACCTTTAATTTTTCTTTTCTCAGGCCTTTAAGACAGCAGGCGGCCTGGTAGGTGAGAATTTCCCCGTAAAGGCCGTTAAAACGGCAGCATTCAGGTGAGAATACAGGTTCCTGGTGGGGAAATACCTTTTCCAGAGAGCTTAAAACGATCATGCGGTAAGTGTTTGAACATTGTTCCATAAAAATCTCCTTTCCATTATCAGCCCTTCATGCCGCCTGAAGAGATTCCTTCCACAAACTGCTTCCATGGCTAAGAGAAGCAAGATCGAAATAAGGAATGATTTCAGCCGGACAAACTGTGGGTTTTTATAATTTTTCATGCTATCCTTCCTTCCAGAATAAAAATTATTATTATTATAACTGGAAGCATTTTGCATTTCAACAGTTTAAAAAATAAAAAGGCGGTGTTTGCCTTTACATCTTAAGATTGAACTGTTAAAATAAAAAAGCAGCGTTAGACCCCCGGTATTGGGAAATCTAACGCTTTTCGGGCGTTTGGAACATCTAAAAAGTCATGAATCGGAACCGTAATTAATATAGACAATAGTAAGGAGAATCATCATGTATATCATCGCAGGATTGGGAAACCCCACAAGGGAATATGAAAAAACCAGACACAATGTGGGCTTTGAGACCGTGGACGTTCTGGCGGACAAACTGGGAGCCAGGGTGACGGAAAAAAAGCACAGGGCATATTATGGGACCGGAAGGATCGGGCCGGAAAAGGTGATTTTGTCAAAGCCCCAGACTTTTATGAATTTAAGCGGAGAGAGCATCCGGGCTATGGCGGATTTTTACAAGGTGGAGCCGGACCATATCATCATTATCTGCGATGATATCAACTTAGGGGAAGGCCAGCTGAGGATCCGTACAAAGGGAAGTGCCGGAGGCCATAACGGGTTAAAAAACATCATAAGCCATTTGGGAACCCAGGAATTTCCAAGGGTCCGTGTAGGAGTGGGAGAAAAGCCAAAGGAAATGGATCTGGCGGACTATGTTCTTGGCCGTTTTCCCAAAGAACAGCAGGAGGTCATGGCCCAGGCTTACAAGGACGCGGCAGAGGCTGCTATTATGATGGTCACGGACGGAGCGGAAGCAGCGATGAATTATTTTAACAGAAAGAAATAAGGAGATTTCATGAGTGATCTATTTGAAAAACCATTGAGGGAGTTAAAGGATTTTGAAGATCTTTCCGGCGATTTATTAAAAAAGGCCGGCCCTGTCATGGCAAGCGGCTGCATGGATTCCCAAAAGGTCCACCTGATGTATGAAGCGGCGAAGCAGGAAGGCTTAAGGCTGGTGGTGACCTATGACGATACAAGAGCCAGGGAAATCTATGAGGATCTGCGGTTCTTTGATCCTGATGTGTGGCTGTATCCGGCCAGGGATCTTCTGTTTTTCAGCGCGGACATCCACGGTAATTTGCTTACCAAGCAGCGCATGACCGTGTTCCGCCATTTAATGGAAAAGTCCTCCGGATGGGTGGTTACCACCTTTGACGGGCTTATGGACCATCTTCTCCCTCTTCAGTATTTAAAGGAGCAGGTGCTGACCGTGGAGGGCGGCCAGACCATTGACGTGGAAAAATGGAAAAAACGTCTTACAGAGCTGGGGTATGAGCGCATGGGCCAGGTGGATGGCATGGGCCAGTTCTCTATCAGGGGCGGAATCATTGACGTGTTCCCCTTAACCGAAGAACTGCCGGTGCGCATTGAGCTGTGGGATGATGAGGTGGACTCCATCAGGACCTTTGATATTGAGAGCCAGAGGTCCGTTGAACAGCTGGAGAGCATCCGCATCTATCCTGCCACGGAAATGGCCCTGACAGGGAAGCAGATCCAGGAAGGGATCGAAGCACTTGAAAAGGAAGCAAAAAAGTACGAAAAGGATTTAAGGGCCCAGTCAAAGATCGAAGAGTCTGCCAGGATCCGTTCCATTGTCTCCGAATTTTTAGAGGGGCTTAAAGTGGGGTTCAGACAGCATGGGCTGGACGGATATATCCATTATTTCTGCCAGGAGAGCGTGTCTTTTCTGGAGTATTTTCATGGGGAAAATACCGTATTATTCCTGGATGAGCCGGAGCGGCTTAAGGAAAAAGGGGAAACCGTGGAAATGGAGTTCCGGGAAAGCATGATACACCGCCTGGAAAACGGCTATCTTCTCCCCGGACAGACCGGGCTTCTTTTCTCAGCCAAAGAAATGCTGGCAAGGGTCCAGACGAAAACCACGGTGTATCTCACCGGCCTGGAACAGAAGCTTTCCGGCTTTACGGTAAAAAACCGTTACAGCTTCCAGGTAAAGAATGTAAATACTTATCAAAACGGGTTTGAGCTTTTAATAAAAGATCTGACCAGATGGAAAAAAGAAGGGTACCGGGTGATCCTTTTATCTGCCTCCAGGACCAGGGCCAGCCGTCTGGCAGGGGATCTAAGGGAATATGACTTACGGGCCTACTGTCCTGACGAGGGAGGAGAGAGCCAGGAGGTAAGGCCGGGGGAAATCCTGGTCACCTTTGGAAACCTCCACCGGGGCTTTGAATACTCCATGATAAAGTTTATCGTCATCACGGAAGGCGATATGTTCGGAGTAGAAAAAAAGAAGCGGAAACGGAAAAAGACCACCTATGAAGGGACCAAGATCCAGAACTTTTCCGACCTCTCCATCGGCGATTACGTGGTCCATGAGGACCATGGCCTTGGAATCTACAGAGGAATAGAAAAAATCGAGCAGGATGGGGTCATCAAGGATTATTTAAAAGTAGAGTATGCGGATAACGGAAATCTGTATCTCCCTGCCACAAGGCTTGACGGCATCCAGAAATATGCAGGCGCCGAGGCGAAAAAGCCAAAGCTGAACCGGCTGGGAGGCGACCAGTGGAACCGGACTAAGACCAGGGTAAAGGGCGCGGTCAAAGAGATTGCAAAGGAGCTGGTACAGCTCTATGCGGCCAGGCAGCAGACCCATGGATTCCAGTACGGAGTGGATACGGTCTGGCAGAAAGAATTTGAAGAGATGTTTCCTTATGAGGAAACTGAGGATCAGTGGGATGCCATAGAGGCCACCAAGGAGGATATGGAGAGCAGGAAGATCATGGACCGTCTGATCTGCGGGGACGTGGGATACGGAAAGACGGAAATCGCTTTAAGGGCCGCATTCAAAGCAGTTCAGGACGGAAAGCAGGTGGTCTACCTGGTTCCTACTACCATCCTTGCCCAGCAGCATTACAACACCTTTGCCCAGCGGATGAAGGATTTTCCCGTCCGGGTTGATTTAATGTCACGTTTCCGGACTCCGGGCCAGATGAAAAAGACTTTGGAGGATTTAAAGCGGGGCATGGTGGACATTGTAATCGGAACCCATCGGGTCCTGTCAAAGGATGTGCAGTTTAAGGATCTGGGGCTTCTCATCATTGATGAGGAACAGCGTTTCGGCGTGGCCCATAAAGAAAAAATCAAGCAGCTGAAGGAAAACGTGGATGTGCTGACCTTGACGGCAACTCCCATTCCCAGGACCCTGCACATGAGCCTGGTGGGGATCAGGGACATGAGCGTTCTGGAGGAGCCTCCTGTGGACCGTATGCCCATCCAGACCTATGTCATGGAGTACAACGATGAAATGGTGCGGGAAGCCATTCACCGGGAACTTTCCAGAGGAGGACAGGTGTATTATGTATACAACCGGGTAAGCAACATCGATGAGGTAGCAAACCACATCGCCGGTCTGGTTCCTGAAGCAGCGGTGACCTTTGCCCACGGACAGATGCATGAGCATGAACTGGAACGGATCATGTTTGACTTTGTAAACGGGGAAATCGACGTCCTGGTCTGCACCACCATCATTGAAACAGGCCTTGATATTCCCAATGCAAACACCATGATCATCCAGGATGCAGACCACATGGGCCTTTCCCAGCTGTACCAGCTGCGGGGACGGGTGGGGCGTTCCAGCCGGACTGCCTATGCATTTCTTATGTATAAGCGGGATAAGCTGCTAAAGGAAGAAGCAGAGAAACGCCTTCAGGCCATCCGGGAATTTACGGAACTGGGATCCGGGATCAAGATCGCCATGCGGGATTTAGAGATCCGGGGAGCAGGAAATGTTCTGGGTGCAGAGCAGCACGGACACATGGAAGCAGTGGGATATGACCTTTACTGTAAGCTCTTAAATCAGGCGGTTTTAGAGCTTAAAGGACAGAGGAAAGAAGAGGAAAGCTATGAGACAGTAGTGGACTGCGACATTGACGCATACATTCCCACTTCCTATATTAAGAACGAATATCAGAAGCTTGATATATACAAGCGGATTTCCGGTATTGAGAATGAAGAAGAGTATATGGATATGCAGGATGAACTCATGGACCGTTTCGGCGATATTCCAAGACCGGTTGATAATCTGTTAAAGGTAGCCAGCTTAAAAGCCCTGGCTCACAGCGCCTATGTGACCGAAGTGAACATCAACCGTCAGGAGATCCGCCTGACCATGTATAAGAATGCAAAGCTGAAGGTGGAAGGAATTCCCGGGATGATTGACCAGTATAAGGGGGATTTAAAGTTCCAGATGGGAGAAGAACCAAGGTTTTCGTATCTTGACAGAAAGAAGAACCAGTCCACCGATGCCATGATCAGCCAGGCAGAGGTGATCTTAAAACAGATGCAAGAATTGTCTGAAAAGAATGAAAAAATATAAAAGTTGTATTTATAAAATGAGTTCGTTTGGTTGATTTTTGTCTTTTTTGTGATATACTAATAGTAGAAGAAGGGATTTAGTCCCAGATGCTTTCTTTGCTTCAAATTTTATGGTTCGGAGAAAGGTGGTAGCTATGGACGTTTTAGGTATGTATCTTCTGCAAAGAGTATCAAATGAATTGACGATTCAAAAGTATGGTTCTTTTGAAAACCATTTTGTAACTCCCATTCCAGATAGCGCGGCCGCAAGGGCGGCCCATGAAGGATATTTATCATCTTCAAAGGAAGTGCTGCGCCGTGTGAGGCAGGGTGACTTTTAACTGGGCTTCAAAAACCCCGGCTTCTGCAAGCAATAAACTGAGTTTGATCTAAAAAATCAGGGTTCGACTTTTTTTTAACAGTCGGCCCTGATTTTAAATTTTGGGAAAAATGGCAGACTTAAGTATAATCTGTTGCATTCGTAGCAAAATAATATCAGCGACATTAAAATGCACAAGATGGAGGAATTTTTATTATGAAAGCAACTGGTATTGTAAGAAGAATTGATGACCTGGGACGCGTAGTAATTCCAAAAGAGATCAGAAGGACGCTCCGGTTACGAGAAGGGACTCCGCTTGAAATATTTACAGACAGGGAAGGAGAAATCATTTTAAAGAAATATTCTCCGATGGTAGAACTTACTGCTTTTGCTTCCCAATATGCAGAAGCCATGGCTCAGACTACCGGACTTACCGTATGTATCAGCGACAGAGATCAGATCATTGCAGTGGCTGGAGGGTCCAAAAAGGAGCTTCTCCAGAAGACCATCAGCAAGCAGCTTGAGAACCTTATCAATGAACGGGCGGTCGTGGTGTCCGGAAAAGAC of the Lacrimispora indolis DSM 755 genome contains:
- the mfd gene encoding transcription-repair coupling factor; translated protein: MSDLFEKPLRELKDFEDLSGDLLKKAGPVMASGCMDSQKVHLMYEAAKQEGLRLVVTYDDTRAREIYEDLRFFDPDVWLYPARDLLFFSADIHGNLLTKQRMTVFRHLMEKSSGWVVTTFDGLMDHLLPLQYLKEQVLTVEGGQTIDVEKWKKRLTELGYERMGQVDGMGQFSIRGGIIDVFPLTEELPVRIELWDDEVDSIRTFDIESQRSVEQLESIRIYPATEMALTGKQIQEGIEALEKEAKKYEKDLRAQSKIEESARIRSIVSEFLEGLKVGFRQHGLDGYIHYFCQESVSFLEYFHGENTVLFLDEPERLKEKGETVEMEFRESMIHRLENGYLLPGQTGLLFSAKEMLARVQTKTTVYLTGLEQKLSGFTVKNRYSFQVKNVNTYQNGFELLIKDLTRWKKEGYRVILLSASRTRASRLAGDLREYDLRAYCPDEGGESQEVRPGEILVTFGNLHRGFEYSMIKFIVITEGDMFGVEKKKRKRKKTTYEGTKIQNFSDLSIGDYVVHEDHGLGIYRGIEKIEQDGVIKDYLKVEYADNGNLYLPATRLDGIQKYAGAEAKKPKLNRLGGDQWNRTKTRVKGAVKEIAKELVQLYAARQQTHGFQYGVDTVWQKEFEEMFPYEETEDQWDAIEATKEDMESRKIMDRLICGDVGYGKTEIALRAAFKAVQDGKQVVYLVPTTILAQQHYNTFAQRMKDFPVRVDLMSRFRTPGQMKKTLEDLKRGMVDIVIGTHRVLSKDVQFKDLGLLIIDEEQRFGVAHKEKIKQLKENVDVLTLTATPIPRTLHMSLVGIRDMSVLEEPPVDRMPIQTYVMEYNDEMVREAIHRELSRGGQVYYVYNRVSNIDEVANHIAGLVPEAAVTFAHGQMHEHELERIMFDFVNGEIDVLVCTTIIETGLDIPNANTMIIQDADHMGLSQLYQLRGRVGRSSRTAYAFLMYKRDKLLKEEAEKRLQAIREFTELGSGIKIAMRDLEIRGAGNVLGAEQHGHMEAVGYDLYCKLLNQAVLELKGQRKEEESYETVVDCDIDAYIPTSYIKNEYQKLDIYKRISGIENEEEYMDMQDELMDRFGDIPRPVDNLLKVASLKALAHSAYVTEVNINRQEIRLTMYKNAKLKVEGIPGMIDQYKGDLKFQMGEEPRFSYLDRKKNQSTDAMISQAEVILKQMQELSEKNEKI
- a CDS encoding DUF4091 domain-containing protein; the protein is MEQCSNTYRMIVLSSLEKVFPHQEPVFSPECCRFNGLYGEILTYQAACCLKGLRKEKLKVRVFSALKDSIRIRQVLHVPSSYPAHEKRDSNYLSHTPGLYPDLLRNLENNSLVLVPGRWQSLWIDVTIPGIIPGGLYPVTVSLTDSQDREVVSVTVGIEVIPIPLPAQELYHTEWFHGDCLADYYKVPVFSEEHWNILGRFISLYGKRGMNMILTPIFTPPLDTAAGGERTTIQLVSIRQEKNRFFFDFSHLERWVNICKDAGIVYFEMAHLFTQWGAHHAPKIMAERDGKEIRLFGWDTPSTGAYTVFLDQFLPALKKELKRLGIFENTFFHISDEPEKAHLESYALAKESVMPHLKDCKLIDALSDYSFYEMGIVERPVCSTDHIEPFLDHKVPHLWSYYCTSQCVDVSNRFMAMPSARNRVYGLQVYKYGIEGILHWGFNFYNSQHSLRHINPYEVTDCDESFPSGDAFLVYPGPDGAPEESIRLMVLHEAKQDHRALKLLESYIGKEAVIELLEEDLSEPITFSSYPKSSASLIGIRNKINRMIKTYI
- the pth gene encoding aminoacyl-tRNA hydrolase — its product is MYIIAGLGNPTREYEKTRHNVGFETVDVLADKLGARVTEKKHRAYYGTGRIGPEKVILSKPQTFMNLSGESIRAMADFYKVEPDHIIIICDDINLGEGQLRIRTKGSAGGHNGLKNIISHLGTQEFPRVRVGVGEKPKEMDLADYVLGRFPKEQQEVMAQAYKDAAEAAIMMVTDGAEAAMNYFNRKK
- the spoVT gene encoding stage V sporulation protein T, with product MKATGIVRRIDDLGRVVIPKEIRRTLRLREGTPLEIFTDREGEIILKKYSPMVELTAFASQYAEAMAQTTGLTVCISDRDQIIAVAGGSKKELLQKTISKQLENLINERAVVVSGKDDKSFIPLSGETLEGITAQVVAPIICEGDAIGAVALLSREPRARFGDMETKLATTAAGFLGRQMEG